The sequence below is a genomic window from Vibrio navarrensis.
ATCTTGGCGCTGCAAGCCAACTGGAACAAAGCAATTCAGTACTACACCCAAGCCAGCCAACTGGCCACTTTGGGTAGCTTAGAACAAGCGAGGTATGATGCGCGCATTGATCAACTGATGGTGCAGCGCGATCGCTTCCTCGCCTTACAATAATGAAATGGAGAATGTCATGTCAGTCGTTATCTATCATAATCCTCGCTGCTCAAAGAGCCGCCAAACGCTAGAACTACTTGAGCAAAACGGGGTAACTCCCGAAGTGGTGAAATATCTGCAAACGCCTTTGGACATCGAGCAGTTACAAACTCTTTTCGCACAACTTGGCCTTGACTCCGTACGGGACATGATGCGCACCAAAGACGATCTCTACAAAGAGCTGCAATTGGCCGAAGCCAGTGATGAACAACTGTTCGCCGCCATGGCGAAGCACCCTGCGCTCTTCGAACGCCCAGTGGTGGTTGCAAATGGCCAAGCGCGCATCGGTCGCCCGCCTGAAGCGGTGTTGGAGATTCTATAACTGCCAATGAGTACGCATATTCTCATTCTCTATTACAGCCGCCACGGTAAAACCAAACTGTTGGCGCGACAAATCGCCCGTGGCGCTGCCTCCGTAAACGGATGTGAAGTGACTTTGCGCACCGTAGCAGAACTGACCGCTAGCTCACAGCAAGCGAGCGATCCTGTGGTTACTCTGGACGAGTTGAAACAGTGTGACGGGCTGGCGATGGGTAGTCCGGTGTGGTTTGGCAATATGGCTGCCCCACTGAAACATTTTTGGGACCAAACCAGCCACTTATGGCTCAATGGCGATCTGATAGACAAGCCTGCCTGCGTGTTTACCTCTTCCTCCACCATGCATGGTGGGCAGGAAACCACGTTACAGAGCATGATGACACCCCTTTTGCATCACGGCATGTTGATCTTGGGCATTCCCTACTCTGAACCACTGTTGCACCAAACTCGCTCTGGCGGAACACCTTATGGTGCGAGCAGTGTCGGCCACGAAGCCACCTTGACTACAGAAGAGAGCCAACTGGCACAGCAACTAGGAAAACGTCTGGCACAGATCGCCAGTAAGCAAAAGGAGTCGTAAATGTCCTCATTCTCTATGGGCGCCAAGACGCGTCGCTTTCGCTATTTGGCGCTGTTTGGCAATTTGGCGTTGCTGGCGTGGGTCGCCCTGTGGCAACTGGCTCTTTCTCCTCATCCACATTTGAGCAGCACGGCGTTAGCGATCGCTTGGTGTATCCCTTTACTGTTGCCCCTTCCCGGCATTATTGCGGGGAAACCTTACACGCACGCTTGGGCTAACTTTGTGTTAATGCTCTACTTTCTGCATGCGTTGACCATCTTGTATGTGGATGGAGGTGAAAGGTGGCTGGCTTTGGTTGAACTGCTGCTCACCGCACTTGGCTTTGCGGGAAATATCCTGTATGCCCGCACGCG
It includes:
- a CDS encoding DUF2069 domain-containing protein, yielding MSSFSMGAKTRRFRYLALFGNLALLAWVALWQLALSPHPHLSSTALAIAWCIPLLLPLPGIIAGKPYTHAWANFVLMLYFLHALTILYVDGGERWLALVELLLTALGFAGNILYARTRGQELGLKLQKLSQIEKEEKAKFGNEKMGKQ
- the wrbA gene encoding NAD(P)H:quinone oxidoreductase gives rise to the protein MSTHILILYYSRHGKTKLLARQIARGAASVNGCEVTLRTVAELTASSQQASDPVVTLDELKQCDGLAMGSPVWFGNMAAPLKHFWDQTSHLWLNGDLIDKPACVFTSSSTMHGGQETTLQSMMTPLLHHGMLILGIPYSEPLLHQTRSGGTPYGASSVGHEATLTTEESQLAQQLGKRLAQIASKQKES
- the arsC gene encoding arsenate reductase (glutaredoxin) (This arsenate reductase requires both glutathione and glutaredoxin to convert arsenate to arsenite, after which the efflux transporter formed by ArsA and ArsB can extrude the arsenite from the cell, providing resistance.), whose amino-acid sequence is MSVVIYHNPRCSKSRQTLELLEQNGVTPEVVKYLQTPLDIEQLQTLFAQLGLDSVRDMMRTKDDLYKELQLAEASDEQLFAAMAKHPALFERPVVVANGQARIGRPPEAVLEIL